The following coding sequences lie in one Lelliottia jeotgali genomic window:
- a CDS encoding Chromosome partition protein MukB produces MIERGKFRSLTLVNWNGFFARTFDLDELVTTLSGGNGAGKSTTMAAFVTALIPDLTLLHFRNTTEAGATSGSRDKGLHGKLKAGVCYSVLDVINSRHQRVVVGVRLQQIAGRDRKVDIKPFAIQGLPTSIQPTSLLTETLNDRQARVLPLNELKDKLEAIEGVQFKLFNSITDYHSLMFDLGVVARRLRSASDRSKYYRLIEASLYGGISSAITRSLRDYLLPENSGVRKAFQDMEAALRENRMTLEAIRVTQSDRDLFKHLISEATNYVAADYMRHANERRIHLDKALEYRRELFTSRKQLVAEQYKHVEMARELGEHNGAEGDLEADYQAASDHLNLVQTALRQQEKIERYEADLDELQIRLEEQNEVVAEAADMQEEKEARAEAAELEVDELKNQLADYQQALDVQQTRAIQYTQALQALQRAKELCHLPDLTPDSADEWLETFRAKEQEATEKLLSLDQKMSVAQAAHSQFEQAYQLVVAINGPLARGDAWEVARELLRDGVNQRHLAEQVQPLRMRLNELEQRLREQQEAERLLAEFCKRQGKHVDIDSLETLHQELEARIASLSDSVSSASEQRMVLRQELEQLQSRTQTLLKRAPVWLAAQSSLNQLSEQCGEEFESSSEVTEYLQQLLEREREAIVERDEVGARKNAVDEEIERLSQPGGAEDARLNALAERFGGVLLSEIYDDVSLEDAPYYSALYGPSRHAIVVPDLSLIAEQLEGLEECPEDLYLIEGDPQSFDDSVFSVDELEKAVVVKVADRQWRYSRFPTLPIFGRAARENRIESLHAERETLSERFATLSFDVQKTQRLHQAFSRFIGSHVAVAFEADPEAEIRKLNTRRGELERALSNHENDNQQSRVQFEQAKEGVAALNRILPRLNLLGDETLADRVDEIQERLDEAQEAARFVQQHGNQLAKLEPVLSVLQSDPEQYEQLKEDYAYSQQVQRDARQQAFALTEVVQRRAHFGYSDSAEMLSGNSDLNEKLRQRLEQAEAERSRSRDALRSHAAQLGQYNQVLASLKSSFDTKKELLTDLHKELQDIGVRADSGAEERARIRRDELHSQLSNNRSRRHQLEKALTLCEAEMDNLTRRLRKLERDYHEMREQVVTAKAGWCAVMRLVKDSGVERRLHRRELAYLSGDELRSMSDKALGALRPAVADNEHLRDVLRMSEDPKRPERKIQFFVAVYQHLRERIRQDIIRTDDPVEAIEQMEIELGRLTEELTSREQKLAISSRSVANIIRKTIQREQNRIRMLNQGLQSVSFGQVNSVRLNVNVREAHATLLDVLSEQHEQHQDLFNSNRLTFSEALAKLYQRLNPQIDMGQRTPQTIGEELLDYRNYLEMEVEVNRGSDGWLRAESGALSTGEAIGTGMSILVMVVQSWEDEARRLRGKDISPCRLLFLDEAARLDARSIATLFELCDRLDMQLIIAAPENISPEKGTTYKLVRKVFNNTEHVHVVGLRGFAPQPPESLPGTADAS; encoded by the coding sequence ATGATTGAACGCGGTAAATTTCGCTCACTAACGCTGGTTAACTGGAACGGTTTCTTCGCCCGAACCTTCGATCTGGATGAGCTGGTTACGACGCTCTCCGGCGGTAACGGGGCGGGTAAATCCACTACGATGGCGGCGTTTGTCACGGCGCTGATCCCCGATCTGACGCTGCTGCATTTCCGTAACACCACCGAAGCGGGCGCGACAAGCGGTTCCCGCGATAAAGGTCTGCACGGTAAACTGAAAGCGGGCGTCTGTTACTCGGTTCTGGATGTGATCAACTCCCGCCATCAACGCGTGGTGGTCGGCGTACGTTTGCAACAAATTGCGGGCCGTGACCGTAAAGTCGACATCAAACCGTTTGCTATTCAGGGGCTGCCAACCTCGATTCAGCCGACATCTCTGCTGACGGAAACCCTGAACGATCGCCAGGCGCGCGTGCTACCTCTCAATGAGCTGAAAGATAAACTCGAAGCGATTGAAGGCGTTCAGTTCAAGCTGTTCAACTCAATTACCGATTACCACTCGCTGATGTTCGATCTGGGCGTTGTCGCGCGTCGTCTGCGCTCTGCGTCGGACCGTAGCAAATACTATCGCCTGATCGAAGCCTCGCTTTACGGCGGGATCTCCAGCGCCATTACCCGCTCTCTGCGCGACTACCTGTTGCCTGAAAACAGCGGCGTGCGAAAAGCCTTCCAGGACATGGAAGCCGCGCTGCGCGAAAACCGCATGACGCTGGAAGCGATTCGGGTCACTCAGTCTGACCGCGATCTGTTCAAACATTTGATCAGCGAAGCGACCAACTACGTGGCGGCGGACTATATGCGCCACGCCAACGAGCGCCGCATCCATCTGGATAAAGCACTGGAGTATCGCCGCGAGCTGTTCACCTCCCGCAAACAGCTGGTGGCTGAGCAGTACAAGCACGTTGAGATGGCCCGCGAACTGGGCGAGCACAACGGTGCAGAAGGCGATCTGGAAGCCGATTATCAGGCCGCCAGCGATCACCTGAATCTGGTGCAAACCGCGCTGCGTCAGCAGGAAAAAATCGAGCGCTACGAAGCCGATCTCGATGAGCTGCAGATCCGCCTCGAAGAACAAAATGAAGTGGTGGCCGAAGCCGCCGACATGCAGGAAGAGAAAGAGGCCCGCGCCGAAGCCGCTGAGCTGGAAGTCGATGAGCTGAAAAATCAGTTGGCCGACTACCAGCAAGCGCTGGATGTTCAGCAAACCCGCGCCATCCAGTACACCCAGGCATTACAAGCACTGCAACGTGCGAAAGAGCTGTGCCATCTTCCGGATCTGACGCCGGACAGTGCCGACGAGTGGCTGGAAACCTTCCGCGCCAAAGAACAGGAAGCGACGGAGAAACTACTTTCCCTCGATCAAAAAATGAGTGTCGCGCAAGCCGCGCACAGTCAGTTTGAACAGGCCTATCAGCTGGTCGTGGCGATCAATGGCCCGCTGGCGCGCGGTGATGCCTGGGAAGTGGCGCGCGAATTGCTGCGTGACGGCGTTAATCAGCGCCATCTGGCGGAGCAGGTTCAGCCGCTGCGCATGCGTCTGAACGAGCTGGAACAGCGTCTGCGTGAACAGCAGGAGGCCGAGCGTCTTCTGGCGGAGTTCTGCAAACGTCAGGGGAAGCATGTCGATATCGACTCCCTTGAAACCCTGCATCAGGAACTGGAAGCCCGTATCGCCTCGCTGTCCGACAGCGTCTCCAGCGCCAGCGAGCAGCGCATGGTCCTACGCCAGGAGCTGGAACAGCTTCAGTCACGCACTCAGACCTTGCTGAAACGAGCGCCGGTCTGGCTGGCGGCGCAGAGCAGCCTGAACCAGCTGAGCGAGCAGTGTGGTGAAGAGTTCGAATCCAGCTCGGAAGTTACCGAATATCTGCAACAGTTGCTTGAGCGCGAGCGCGAAGCCATTGTTGAGCGCGATGAAGTCGGTGCGCGTAAAAATGCTGTCGATGAAGAAATTGAACGTTTAAGTCAGCCTGGCGGTGCGGAAGATGCGCGTCTGAATGCGCTGGCGGAACGTTTTGGCGGCGTACTGTTGTCCGAAATCTACGATGACGTCAGCCTTGAAGATGCGCCGTATTACTCTGCGCTGTATGGCCCATCCCGCCATGCGATCGTCGTTCCAGATTTGTCGCTAATCGCTGAACAGCTGGAAGGGCTTGAAGAATGTCCGGAAGATCTCTATCTGATCGAAGGGGACCCGCAGTCCTTCGATGACAGCGTATTCAGCGTAGACGAACTGGAAAAAGCGGTGGTGGTGAAAGTCGCCGATCGCCAGTGGCGTTATTCTCGCTTCCCGACGCTGCCGATCTTTGGCCGCGCCGCGCGTGAAAACCGCATCGAAAGCCTGCATGCGGAACGTGAAACGCTGTCTGAGCGCTTTGCGACCCTGTCGTTTGACGTGCAGAAAACCCAACGTTTACACCAGGCGTTCAGCCGCTTTATCGGCAGCCATGTCGCAGTGGCCTTTGAGGCCGATCCTGAAGCCGAAATTCGCAAACTGAACACCCGCCGTGGCGAACTGGAACGCGCGCTGAGCAATCATGAAAATGATAACCAGCAGAGCCGCGTGCAGTTTGAGCAGGCGAAAGAGGGCGTCGCCGCTCTGAACCGTATCCTGCCGCGTCTGAATCTGCTGGGCGACGAAACCCTGGCCGATCGCGTGGATGAAATTCAGGAACGTCTGGATGAAGCGCAAGAAGCCGCGCGCTTTGTGCAGCAGCACGGCAACCAACTGGCGAAACTGGAGCCAGTGCTGTCGGTCCTGCAAAGCGATCCAGAACAATACGAACAGCTGAAAGAAGATTACGCCTATTCCCAGCAGGTGCAGCGTGATGCGCGCCAGCAGGCGTTTGCGCTGACCGAAGTGGTGCAGCGTCGCGCGCACTTTGGCTACAGCGACTCGGCAGAAATGTTGAGCGGCAACAGCGATTTGAACGAAAAACTGCGCCAGCGTCTTGAGCAGGCGGAAGCGGAACGTAGCCGCAGCCGCGATGCCCTGCGCAGCCACGCGGCACAGCTCGGTCAGTACAATCAGGTGCTGGCGTCACTGAAAAGCTCATTTGATACCAAAAAAGAGCTGCTCACCGATCTGCATAAAGAGCTGCAGGATATCGGCGTTCGTGCGGACAGCGGGGCGGAAGAGCGCGCCCGTATTCGTCGCGACGAACTGCACAGCCAGTTGAGCAATAACCGATCCCGTCGTCATCAGCTGGAAAAAGCCCTGACCCTGTGCGAAGCGGAGATGGATAATCTGACCCGCCGTCTGCGCAAGCTGGAACGCGATTATCACGAAATGCGCGAGCAGGTTGTGACCGCCAAAGCGGGCTGGTGTGCGGTAATGCGTCTGGTGAAAGACAGCGGCGTTGAACGTCGTCTGCACCGTCGTGAGCTGGCGTACCTGTCTGGTGACGAACTGCGTTCGATGTCGGATAAGGCACTGGGTGCACTGCGCCCGGCAGTGGCAGATAACGAGCATCTGCGCGATGTGCTGCGCATGTCTGAAGATCCGAAACGTCCTGAGCGTAAAATTCAGTTCTTCGTGGCGGTTTATCAGCACCTGCGCGAGCGTATTCGTCAGGACATCATCCGCACGGACGATCCGGTCGAAGCGATCGAACAGATGGAAATCGAGCTGGGTCGCCTGACGGAAGAGCTGACCTCCCGCGAGCAAAAGCTGGCGATCAGCTCCCGCAGCGTGGCGAATATCATTCGTAAAACCATCCAGCGCGAGCAAAACCGTATTCGCATGCTCAACCAGGGTCTGCAAAGCGTCTCATTCGGTCAGGTCAACAGTGTGCGTCTGAACGTTAACGTTCGCGAAGCGCACGCCACTCTGCTGGATGTGCTTTCTGAACAGCATGAGCAGCATCAGGACCTGTTTAACAGCAACCGTCTGACCTTCTCGGAAGCGCTGGCGAAGCTCTATCAGCGCCTTAATCCACAGATCGATATGGGGCAACGTACGCCGCAAACCATCGGTGAAGAGCTGCTGGACTACCGTAATTATCTGGAAATGGAAGTTGAGGTTAACCGTGGTTCTGACGGCTGGCTGCGCGCAGAGTCTGGCGCGCTGTCTACCGGGGAAGCGATCGGTACCGGGATGTCGATTCTGGTGATGGTTGTCCAGAGCTGGGAAGATGAAGCGCGTCGTCTGCGCGGGAAAGATATTTCTCCGTGCCGTCTGCTGTTCCTCGATGAAGCCGCGCGTCTGGATGCCCGTTCCATTGCCACGCTGTTTGAGTTGTGCGACCGTCTGGATATGCAGCTGATCATCGCTGCACCTGAGAACATCAGCCCGGAAAAAGGCACGACCTATAAGCTGGTGCGTAAGGTGTTCAACAATACGGAACATGTTCACGTCGTCGGGCTGCGCGGTTTTGCCCCGCAGCCGCCAGAGTCGTTACCCGGAACGGCTGACGCTTCTTAA
- a CDS encoding putative metal-binding enzyme, YcbL-like protein, with product MNYRIIPVTAFSQNCSLIWCEQTKLAALVDPGGDAEKIKQEVEASGVTLMQILLTHGHLDHVGAAAELAQHYGVPVIGPEKEDEFWLQGLPAQSRMFGLDECQPLTPDRWLNEGESVNVGNVTLQVLHCPGHTPGHIVFFDAQSRLLISGDVIFKGGVGRSDFPRGDHGQLIQSIKQKLLPLGDDVTFIAGHGPMSTLGYERAHNPFLQDEMPVW from the coding sequence ATGAACTATCGTATTATTCCGGTGACTGCGTTCTCCCAGAACTGTTCATTAATCTGGTGTGAACAAACTAAACTGGCCGCGCTTGTCGATCCCGGCGGAGATGCCGAGAAAATCAAGCAGGAAGTCGAGGCGTCCGGCGTGACGCTGATGCAGATTTTGCTGACCCATGGCCATCTTGACCATGTGGGGGCTGCGGCAGAGCTGGCGCAACATTACGGTGTGCCAGTGATTGGACCGGAAAAAGAAGATGAGTTCTGGCTGCAAGGGTTGCCTGCCCAAAGCCGTATGTTTGGCCTTGATGAGTGTCAGCCACTGACGCCCGATCGCTGGTTAAACGAAGGCGAGAGCGTTAATGTCGGAAACGTGACGCTACAGGTATTGCACTGTCCTGGCCATACGCCGGGGCATATCGTCTTCTTTGATGCTCAATCACGCTTGCTCATTTCTGGCGACGTGATTTTCAAAGGCGGCGTAGGACGCAGCGATTTCCCGCGCGGTGACCACGGTCAGCTGATCCAGTCAATTAAGCAGAAGCTATTGCCGTTGGGCGATGACGTGACGTTTATTGCAGGGCATGGCCCGATGTCGACGTTAGGATATGAGCGGGCACATAACCCGTTCCTGCAGGATGAAATGCCTGTCTGGTAA
- a CDS encoding L,D-transpeptidase YcbB, translated as MLLKKIQSRQLSALSVCLTLLFAPLFNAQADEPEVVPVDSSATMGAQPTALLQPLEQSPATAIMAGIKPLPANVDTQALRQQLQSGLPSGYTPAYLNQLTLLYAARDMKPMWDDREAVRAFQQQLAEVAIAGFQPQFTAWVELLTDPTVTGNARDVVLSDAMMGYLHFVAGIPVNGNRWLYSEKPYKLATPALSVINQWQVALDKGTLPRFIASLAPAHPQYATMHQSLLRLVADTRPWPQLKSTATLRPGQWSSDVPALREILRRSGESDAGAKIALPGDDPQSVVVSPSAPVVKKKSAVTADKPAAYDRELVAEVKAFQAAQGLGADGVIGQSTRDWLNVSPAQRAGVLALNIQRLRLLPGTLSTGIMVNIPAYSLVYYQNGSEVLASRVIVGRPDRKTPMMSSALNNVVVNPPWNVPPTLARKDILPKVWNDPGYLERHGYTMMRGWNSNQPIDPYQVDWSTITASNLPFRFQQAPGERNSLGRYKFNMPSSDAIYLHDTPNHNLFQKDTRALSSGCVRVNKASELANMLLGDAGWNDTRISDALKEGNTRYVNIRQNIPVNLYYLTAFVGEDGRTQYRTDIYNYDLTARSGAQILSKAEQLIR; from the coding sequence ATGTTGCTAAAGAAAATTCAAAGTCGTCAGCTGTCCGCACTCAGTGTGTGCCTGACGTTACTATTCGCTCCACTGTTTAACGCGCAGGCCGATGAGCCTGAAGTGGTTCCGGTCGACAGTTCCGCTACGATGGGGGCTCAGCCAACTGCGCTGCTGCAACCGCTGGAGCAATCTCCCGCGACCGCAATCATGGCCGGGATCAAACCGCTGCCAGCCAATGTTGATACACAGGCGCTGCGCCAGCAGCTGCAATCCGGGCTGCCTTCGGGTTACACACCCGCCTATCTCAATCAGCTGACTTTACTGTATGCCGCGCGCGATATGAAACCGATGTGGGACGATCGTGAGGCGGTGCGTGCCTTCCAGCAGCAACTGGCGGAAGTCGCTATCGCGGGTTTCCAACCGCAATTTACCGCTTGGGTGGAGCTTCTGACCGATCCGACCGTCACCGGGAATGCGCGCGACGTTGTTCTTTCTGACGCTATGATGGGTTATCTGCATTTTGTGGCGGGGATTCCGGTCAATGGCAACCGCTGGCTGTACAGTGAGAAGCCCTACAAGCTGGCGACACCTGCGCTGTCAGTGATCAACCAGTGGCAAGTGGCGCTGGATAAAGGGACGCTCCCACGCTTTATCGCAAGCCTTGCTCCGGCGCATCCGCAGTATGCCACGATGCACCAGTCGTTACTCCGACTGGTAGCCGATACGCGTCCCTGGCCTCAGCTGAAAAGCACCGCCACTCTGCGTCCTGGTCAATGGAGTAGCGATGTCCCGGCGCTGCGTGAAATTCTCCGGCGTTCCGGGGAGTCTGACGCAGGGGCGAAAATCGCGTTGCCGGGTGATGATCCCCAAAGCGTAGTGGTCAGTCCATCAGCACCTGTCGTGAAGAAGAAATCAGCTGTAACAGCCGACAAACCCGCAGCTTACGATCGTGAACTGGTCGCCGAAGTGAAAGCGTTTCAGGCGGCTCAGGGCCTGGGTGCAGACGGTGTTATTGGGCAGTCAACGCGCGATTGGCTGAATGTTTCTCCTGCGCAGCGTGCTGGTGTGCTGGCGCTGAACATTCAGCGTTTACGTCTGCTGCCAGGGACATTATCGACCGGGATTATGGTTAATATTCCGGCCTATTCGCTGGTCTATTACCAGAATGGTAGCGAAGTGCTGGCCTCGAGAGTTATTGTCGGGCGCCCGGATCGCAAAACGCCAATGATGAGCAGTGCGCTGAATAATGTGGTGGTGAACCCGCCGTGGAACGTACCGCCGACCCTCGCGCGTAAAGACATTCTGCCGAAAGTATGGAATGACCCCGGCTATCTTGAACGTCACGGCTACACAATGATGCGTGGCTGGAACAGCAACCAGCCGATTGACCCGTACCAGGTCGACTGGTCAACGATCACGGCGTCGAATTTGCCTTTCCGCTTCCAGCAAGCGCCGGGTGAGCGTAACTCCTTGGGTCGATACAAGTTCAACATGCCGAGCTCAGATGCCATCTATCTGCACGATACGCCAAACCATAACCTGTTCCAGAAAGACACACGTGCCCTGAGTTCGGGCTGTGTTCGTGTCAATAAAGCCTCTGAACTGGCCAATATGCTGCTGGGTGATGCGGGCTGGAACGACACGCGGATATCCGATGCGCTTAAAGAAGGGAATACACGCTACGTTAATATTCGGCAAAACATTCCCGTCAATCTTTACTATCTGACGGCGTTTGTTGGCGAAGATGGACGGACCCAATATCGTACAGATATTTACAATTACGATCTCACAGCGCGATCCGGCGCACAAATTTTGTCAAAAGCTGAACAATTAATCAGGTAA
- a CDS encoding Chromosome partition protein MukE, with amino-acid sequence MPVKLAQALANPLFPALDSQLRAGRHIGLDELDNHAFLMDFQEYLEEFYARYNVELIRAPEGFFYLRPRSTTLIPRSVLSELDMMVGKILCYLYLSPERLANEGIFTQQELYDELLSLADEGKLLKLVNNRSTGSDLDRQKLQEKVRSSLNRLRRLGMVWFMGHDSSKFRITESVFRFGADVRTGDDAREAQLRMIRDGEAMPIENNLLLNDEHEESQPDSGEEE; translated from the coding sequence ATGCCAGTTAAGCTGGCCCAGGCGCTGGCAAATCCGTTATTTCCGGCGCTGGACAGCCAGCTGCGTGCCGGTCGTCACATTGGTCTTGACGAGCTGGATAATCACGCTTTTCTGATGGACTTCCAGGAATATCTGGAAGAGTTCTACGCCCGCTATAACGTCGAGCTGATCCGCGCACCTGAAGGTTTCTTCTACCTGCGCCCGCGCTCCACGACGCTGATCCCGCGCTCGGTGCTGTCCGAGCTGGATATGATGGTGGGCAAAATTCTCTGCTATCTCTATCTCAGTCCAGAACGTCTGGCCAATGAAGGCATCTTCACCCAGCAAGAGTTGTATGACGAATTGTTGAGCCTGGCCGATGAGGGCAAATTGCTCAAACTGGTGAACAACCGTTCCACCGGTTCTGACCTTGACCGTCAGAAGCTCCAGGAAAAAGTACGCTCTTCCCTGAACCGTCTGCGCCGTCTGGGAATGGTCTGGTTTATGGGCCATGACAGCAGCAAATTCCGCATTACCGAATCCGTGTTCCGCTTTGGCGCTGATGTGCGTACTGGCGACGACGCGCGTGAAGCGCAGCTGCGCATGATCCGCGACGGCGAAGCCATGCCGATAGAAAACAATTTGTTGCTCAATGACGAGCATGAAGAAAGCCAGCCGGATAGCGGGGAGGAAGAATAA
- a CDS encoding exported protein: protein MDKFDANRRKLLALGGVALGAAAILPTPAFATLSTPRPRILTLNNLHTGETLKAEFFDGRGYIQDELARLNHFFRDYRANKIKTIDPGLFDQLFRLQGLLGTRKPVQLVSGYRSIDTNNELRAHSRGVAKKSYHTKGQAMDFHIEGVSLANIRKAALSMRAGGVGYYPRSNFVHIDTGPTRHW, encoded by the coding sequence ATGGACAAATTTGACGCTAATCGCCGCAAGCTGCTGGCGCTAGGTGGTGTTGCGCTGGGCGCAGCGGCCATCTTACCGACGCCAGCATTTGCCACCCTCTCGACACCACGTCCGCGTATTTTAACGCTCAACAATCTTCACACTGGTGAGACGTTGAAAGCGGAGTTTTTCGATGGCAGAGGCTATATTCAGGATGAATTAGCAAGACTCAACCATTTTTTCCGCGACTACCGCGCGAATAAAATAAAGACCATCGATCCAGGATTATTTGATCAGCTATTCCGCCTCCAGGGCCTGCTCGGAACCCGCAAGCCGGTGCAACTCGTTTCCGGTTATCGTTCTATTGATACCAATAACGAACTGCGCGCCCATAGCCGTGGGGTAGCTAAAAAAAGCTATCACACGAAAGGACAGGCGATGGATTTCCATATTGAAGGCGTTTCATTAGCCAATATTCGCAAAGCCGCGTTATCTATGCGCGCAGGTGGTGTAGGATATTACCCACGTAGCAACTTTGTGCATATTGATACCGGGCCGACACGGCACTGGTAA
- a CDS encoding Chromosome partition protein MukF → MSEFSQTVPELVAWARKNDFSISLPVDRLSFLLAVATLNGERLDGEMSEGELVDAFRHVSDAFEQTSETISVRANNAINEMVRQRLLNRFTSEQAEGNAIYRLTPLGIGITDYYIRQREFSTLRLSMQLSIVAGELKRAADAADENGDEFHWHRNVYAPLKYSVAEIFDSIDLTQRLMDEQQQQVKDDIAQLLNKDWRAAISSCELLLSETSGTLRELQDTLEAAGDKLQANLLRIQDATLAHDDLHFVDRLVFDLQSKLDRIISWGQQSIDLWIGYDRHVHKFIRTAIDMDKNRVFAQRLRQSVQNYFDAPWALTYANADRLLDMRDEEMALRDEEVTGELPPDLEFEEFNEIREQLAAMIEEQLAVYKTRQVPLDLGLVVRDYLVQYPRARHFDIARIVVDQAVRLGVAQADFTGLPPKWQPINDYGAKVQAHVIDKY, encoded by the coding sequence ATGAGTGAATTTTCCCAGACAGTCCCCGAACTGGTTGCCTGGGCCAGGAAAAACGATTTCTCCATCTCGCTGCCGGTAGACAGACTCTCATTCCTGCTGGCAGTTGCCACGCTGAACGGCGAACGTCTGGATGGAGAAATGAGCGAGGGTGAACTGGTGGACGCGTTCCGCCATGTCAGTGATGCGTTTGAGCAAACCAGCGAAACCATTAGCGTGCGTGCCAACAACGCAATCAACGAGATGGTACGTCAACGTCTGCTGAACCGCTTTACCAGCGAGCAGGCGGAAGGAAACGCCATCTATCGTCTGACGCCTTTGGGCATCGGCATTACCGACTATTACATCCGCCAGCGAGAATTTTCTACGCTGCGCCTCTCTATGCAGCTGTCGATTGTGGCGGGCGAACTGAAACGAGCGGCCGATGCGGCGGATGAAAATGGCGATGAATTCCACTGGCATCGCAATGTCTACGCTCCGCTGAAGTACTCGGTGGCTGAAATTTTCGACAGTATCGATCTGACCCAGCGTCTGATGGATGAACAGCAGCAGCAGGTGAAAGATGATATCGCGCAGCTGCTGAATAAAGACTGGCGGGCAGCGATCTCCAGCTGTGAGCTGTTGCTGTCAGAAACCTCCGGGACGCTGCGTGAACTGCAGGACACGCTGGAAGCCGCGGGGGATAAACTTCAGGCAAACCTGTTGCGCATTCAGGACGCTACGCTGGCCCATGACGATCTGCATTTTGTTGATCGTCTGGTCTTTGACTTGCAAAGCAAACTCGACCGTATTATCAGCTGGGGACAGCAATCAATCGACCTGTGGATCGGCTATGACCGCCACGTGCATAAATTCATCCGTACGGCGATCGACATGGATAAAAACCGCGTGTTTGCCCAGCGTCTGCGCCAGTCAGTACAAAATTATTTCGATGCGCCGTGGGCGCTGACCTATGCCAACGCCGATCGTCTGCTGGATATGCGCGACGAAGAGATGGCGCTGCGCGACGAAGAGGTCACCGGTGAACTGCCGCCGGATCTGGAGTTTGAAGAATTCAACGAAATTCGTGAGCAACTTGCAGCGATGATCGAAGAACAGCTCGCCGTCTATAAAACCAGACAAGTGCCGCTGGATCTTGGTCTCGTGGTGCGCGACTATCTGGTGCAATACCCGCGTGCGCGCCATTTCGATATTGCCCGCATCGTCGTCGACCAGGCCGTGCGCCTGGGCGTCGCGCAAGCAGATTTCACCGGGCTGCCGCCGAAGTGGCAGCCGATTAACGATTACGGAGCCAAGGTACAGGCGCATGTCATTGACAAATATTGA
- a CDS encoding S-adenosylmethionine-dependent methyltransferase to the MukBEF Chromosome Partitioning Mechanism, giving the protein MRDRNFDDIAEKFSRNIYGTTKGQLRQTILWQDLDTVLATFGDRKLRVLDAGGGEGQTAILMAQRGHHVTLCDLSSEMVERAKRAAEEKGVSDNMHFIHCAAQDIAQHLESQVDLILSHAVLEWVAEPHEMLKTLWSVLTPGGALSLMFYNANGLLMRNVLVGNFGYVQQGMYKKKRRTLSPDFPRDPQQVYGWLEEMGWEITGKTGVRVFHDYLRDKQKQHDCLDALTEIETRYCRQEPFISLGRYIHVIARKPQKQG; this is encoded by the coding sequence ATGCGGGATCGCAATTTTGATGACATCGCGGAAAAGTTTTCGCGGAACATTTACGGCACCACCAAAGGGCAGTTGCGTCAGACGATCCTGTGGCAGGATCTCGACACCGTGCTCGCCACCTTTGGTGACCGAAAGTTGCGGGTTCTGGATGCGGGCGGCGGTGAAGGCCAGACCGCCATTTTGATGGCGCAGCGTGGTCATCACGTCACGCTTTGCGATCTCTCTTCAGAAATGGTCGAACGTGCGAAGCGCGCGGCAGAAGAGAAAGGTGTGAGCGACAACATGCATTTTATACATTGCGCCGCTCAGGACATTGCGCAGCATTTGGAATCTCAGGTTGATCTGATATTGTCTCATGCTGTGCTGGAGTGGGTTGCCGAGCCGCACGAGATGCTAAAAACCCTGTGGTCTGTGCTCACACCCGGCGGCGCATTGTCGCTGATGTTCTACAATGCTAACGGCCTGCTGATGCGTAACGTACTGGTGGGCAATTTCGGCTATGTACAACAGGGCATGTATAAAAAGAAACGGCGCACGCTTTCGCCGGATTTCCCCCGCGATCCGCAGCAGGTTTATGGCTGGCTGGAAGAGATGGGCTGGGAAATTACCGGGAAAACGGGCGTCAGGGTGTTTCATGATTATCTGCGCGATAAACAAAAACAGCACGACTGTCTTGACGCGTTAACAGAAATAGAAACGCGGTATTGCCGTCAGGAACCCTTTATCAGTCTTGGGCGATACATTCACGTCATCGCGCGCAAGCCGCAGAAGCAAGGATAA